One part of the Spiroplasma turonicum genome encodes these proteins:
- the purC gene encoding phosphoribosylaminoimidazolesuccinocarboxamide synthase, which yields MAKLYEGKSKICFSTENQNELKVYFKNDVTAFNSLKKATYASKGLLTAKISNLIFKYLQLNGVKTHLIKVIDDQNILVKKLKMFQVEIIIRNIAAGSITKRLGIKEGTRFERPIFELCYKNDEFGDPLINDDHAIILNLTTEEQLVEIKNITLKINSLLQNLFNKLNIKVVDFKIELGLDESNHIILGDEISPDTCRFWDEDNRKLDKDCFREDLDDVTSIYQIILQKLESLNI from the coding sequence ATGGCAAAGTTGTATGAAGGAAAATCTAAAATATGTTTTTCTACTGAAAATCAAAATGAATTAAAGGTCTATTTTAAAAATGATGTAACAGCATTTAATAGTTTAAAAAAAGCTACATATGCTTCCAAGGGATTGCTAACAGCCAAAATATCAAATCTTATATTTAAATATCTTCAGTTAAATGGTGTTAAAACACATTTAATAAAAGTTATTGATGATCAGAACATTCTAGTTAAGAAGTTAAAAATGTTTCAAGTTGAAATAATTATAAGAAATATTGCAGCTGGTAGTATAACAAAAAGATTAGGAATAAAAGAAGGTACAAGATTTGAAAGACCTATTTTTGAACTTTGTTATAAAAATGATGAGTTTGGAGATCCTTTAATTAATGATGATCATGCAATTATATTAAATTTAACAACAGAAGAGCAATTAGTCGAAATTAAAAACATAACATTAAAAATTAACTCATTATTACAAAATCTATTTAATAAACTAAATATAAAAGTAGTAGATTTTAAAATTGAACTTGGATTGGATGAATCTAATCATATTATTTTAGGAGATGAAATAAGTCCAGACACTTGTAGGTTTTGAGATGAAGATAATCGTAAGTTAGACAAAGATTGTTTTAGAGAAGATTTAGATGATGTAACTTCAATTTATCAAATTATTTTACAAAAGTTAGAAAGTTTAAACATTTAA
- a CDS encoding phosphoribosylformylglycinamidine synthase gives MIKRVYTKKIKDYDVESNNLKEEINKNLLLNLKSIKVYNCYDLFDVSETELTTIVKNILSEPNTDQVLYNVNLESKKFFAVKVLDSQYNPREESAMDCSNLLLSRKVLLKHFKLYVFENNLDYDTLVQIKNYIINPIECYEYDLFSKHKEFNLTKSETTFYNFNELQNTNLETIYNKNNLAMSIEDFNFIVEWSIKNNKVINDVELHLLDTYWSDHCRHKTFETLINNINLQNIKGNIYLESIKGILDYYYKNNIKKQLTLMNIATCYIKKLISENKIEDLELSEEINASSIYVDLEKTKCIVQFKNETHNHPTEIEPYGGAATCLGGAIRDPLSGRAYVYQGLRVTGSGNILEDIKNTLANKLPQQKISKVSAEGFSSYGNQIGVPTTLVKEIYHEGYKAKRLEIGAVVGVTKIENIRRETPKNKDIIILVGGATGKDGIGGATGSSKNQNEESLKNSYSEVQKGNPVEERKLQRLFSKPNVSILIKKANDLGAGGIGVGAGELSDGVELWLDNVHLKYKGLSGKEILLSESQERMVAVISPKDMDTFINEALKENLIAVKIGEITNKNKFTVWYKDEISVDLNRDFINSGGIKNIIDAEVSNEYLIEKNILNENEIFSNEKFYNKVSELNIMSQKPMIEMFDFSIGSTTVLAPYGGLYQLSETQVSCQIIPIKENKNICTIMSYGYDPYLFERNVYLGSMLAIIESLAKVVAAGGSFNSSKLTLQEYFEKLEKNKCKWGKPILVLLGALLVQKELNIPAIGGKDSMSGTYKTLNVPPTLVSFALSTSKVQNIISTDFKKENNNIYYFKHNLLNGLPDFEQIKQIFNDVEILIKEKKVVSAFAIQQGGLYEALIKMSLGNDLGFNIQTDINIFEKSYGSIVIESPFDLENKNLIRLGKVHKSYIYNEKVFDKEIIKNNYLSPIKKIYYDSNDAYPEKNITTINNNQKEKKYYPLDLNLIKVLVVIFPGTNCEYDIRKAFKHTNVICEEFIFNNLNNKLINESIELLAKKIIESHIFVIPGGFSLGDEPDGSGKYIANVLKNETVKNAIKKFLNDKKLILGICNGFQALIKSGLLTNSEPQDLLQTDPSLIKNNVNRHVSKYVTCKTVSVNNPWTQDLKLNQLNNIPISHGEGRFVIDEEGYNELVKNDQIVFEYLDNHNNPNGSYYNIEGIVSKCGLILGKMGHSERKGDYICKNIYGDKNQDIFSSAINYFLKNKKGEL, from the coding sequence ATGATTAAAAGAGTTTACACTAAAAAAATAAAAGACTATGACGTTGAGTCCAACAATTTGAAAGAAGAAATTAATAAAAATTTATTATTAAATTTAAAAAGTATAAAAGTTTATAATTGTTATGATTTATTTGATGTGTCTGAAACTGAGCTAACTACAATTGTAAAAAACATTTTATCTGAACCAAACACAGATCAAGTTTTATATAATGTAAATCTCGAGAGTAAAAAATTCTTTGCTGTTAAAGTTTTAGATAGCCAATATAATCCAAGAGAAGAAAGTGCAATGGATTGTTCTAACTTACTATTATCTAGAAAAGTTTTACTTAAACATTTTAAGCTTTATGTTTTTGAGAACAATCTTGATTACGATACATTAGTTCAAATAAAAAATTATATTATTAATCCAATCGAATGTTATGAATATGATTTGTTTTCTAAGCATAAAGAATTTAATTTAACAAAAAGTGAAACCACTTTTTATAATTTTAATGAATTGCAAAATACTAATTTAGAAACTATATATAACAAAAATAATTTAGCAATGAGTATAGAAGATTTTAACTTTATTGTTGAATGATCTATTAAAAATAACAAAGTTATTAATGACGTCGAACTACATTTGCTTGATACATATTGAAGTGATCACTGTAGGCATAAAACATTTGAAACATTAATTAATAATATTAATTTGCAAAACATTAAAGGTAATATTTACTTAGAAAGCATAAAAGGCATTTTAGATTATTACTATAAAAATAATATTAAAAAACAACTAACATTAATGAATATAGCTACTTGTTATATAAAAAAATTAATTAGTGAAAATAAAATTGAAGATTTAGAATTGTCAGAAGAAATAAATGCATCATCAATTTATGTAGATTTAGAAAAAACAAAATGCATAGTCCAATTTAAAAATGAAACTCACAATCATCCAACAGAAATAGAACCTTATGGTGGGGCGGCAACTTGTCTTGGTGGAGCAATAAGAGATCCTCTTTCAGGACGTGCTTATGTTTATCAAGGTTTAAGAGTTACTGGCTCTGGGAATATTCTTGAGGATATAAAAAATACCTTAGCAAATAAATTACCTCAACAAAAAATATCAAAAGTATCTGCAGAGGGCTTTTCAAGTTATGGAAATCAAATTGGTGTACCCACAACTTTAGTAAAAGAAATATATCATGAAGGTTATAAAGCAAAGAGATTAGAAATTGGAGCGGTAGTTGGTGTAACTAAAATCGAGAATATAAGAAGAGAAACACCAAAAAATAAAGACATAATAATTTTAGTTGGTGGAGCAACTGGTAAAGATGGTATTGGTGGAGCAACCGGCTCTTCTAAAAATCAAAATGAAGAATCATTAAAAAATTCTTATAGTGAGGTTCAAAAAGGAAATCCTGTTGAAGAAAGAAAACTACAAAGATTATTTTCAAAACCAAATGTTTCTATACTTATAAAAAAAGCAAACGACTTAGGTGCTGGTGGTATTGGTGTTGGTGCTGGTGAATTATCTGATGGAGTTGAACTTTGATTAGATAATGTCCATCTAAAATATAAAGGATTATCAGGTAAAGAAATATTATTATCTGAATCTCAAGAAAGAATGGTTGCAGTAATAAGTCCAAAAGATATGGACACATTTATCAATGAAGCATTAAAAGAGAATCTTATTGCAGTTAAAATTGGAGAAATAACAAATAAAAACAAATTTACTGTATGATATAAAGATGAAATAAGCGTCGATCTAAATAGAGACTTCATAAACTCAGGAGGCATTAAAAATATAATTGATGCAGAAGTTTCAAATGAATATTTAATAGAAAAAAATATTTTAAATGAGAATGAGATTTTTAGTAATGAAAAGTTCTATAATAAAGTCTCAGAATTAAATATTATGTCACAAAAACCAATGATAGAAATGTTTGATTTTTCAATAGGTTCAACAACTGTACTTGCTCCCTATGGTGGTTTATATCAGTTATCAGAAACACAAGTAAGCTGTCAAATCATTCCAATAAAAGAAAATAAAAATATTTGTACAATAATGAGTTATGGATATGATCCATATTTATTTGAAAGAAATGTATATTTAGGTTCAATGCTTGCAATTATTGAAAGCTTAGCAAAAGTTGTTGCAGCCGGAGGAAGTTTTAATAGTTCAAAACTTACCTTACAAGAATATTTTGAAAAGTTAGAAAAAAATAAATGTAAATGAGGTAAACCTATTTTGGTATTACTAGGTGCATTACTTGTTCAAAAAGAACTTAACATACCTGCAATAGGTGGAAAAGATAGCATGAGTGGAACATACAAAACATTAAATGTACCACCAACTCTAGTATCATTTGCCCTATCTACTTCCAAAGTTCAAAATATAATTTCCACAGATTTTAAAAAAGAGAACAACAATATTTATTATTTTAAACATAACTTATTAAATGGTTTACCAGATTTTGAACAAATAAAACAAATATTTAATGATGTTGAAATATTAATTAAAGAAAAGAAAGTTGTATCAGCTTTCGCTATTCAGCAAGGTGGTCTATACGAAGCTCTTATAAAAATGAGTTTAGGTAATGATTTAGGATTTAATATCCAAACAGACATTAATATATTTGAAAAATCATATGGGTCAATTGTTATCGAAAGTCCATTTGATTTAGAGAATAAAAATTTAATTAGGTTAGGAAAAGTACATAAAAGCTATATTTATAATGAAAAAGTTTTTGATAAAGAAATAATTAAAAATAATTATTTAAGTCCTATAAAGAAAATATATTATGATTCAAATGATGCTTATCCTGAAAAAAATATAACAACTATTAATAATAATCAAAAAGAAAAGAAGTATTATCCATTAGACTTAAATTTAATAAAAGTACTTGTTGTAATATTTCCAGGAACAAACTGTGAGTACGATATAAGAAAAGCTTTTAAACATACAAATGTTATTTGTGAAGAGTTTATATTCAATAATTTAAATAACAAATTAATTAATGAATCAATTGAACTATTGGCAAAAAAAATAATTGAGTCTCATATCTTTGTAATACCAGGGGGGTTCAGTTTAGGAGATGAACCTGATGGAAGCGGTAAGTATATAGCAAATGTATTAAAAAATGAAACTGTTAAAAATGCTATAAAAAAATTCTTAAATGATAAAAAATTAATTTTAGGTATCTGTAATGGTTTCCAAGCATTAATTAAATCGGGTTTATTAACAAACAGCGAACCTCAAGACTTATTGCAAACCGATCCATCGTTAATAAAAAATAACGTTAATAGACATGTCTCAAAATATGTTACTTGTAAAACAGTAAGTGTAAACAATCCTTGAACACAAGATTTGAAATTAAATCAGTTAAATAATATACCAATCTCACATGGTGAAGGAAGATTTGTTATTGATGAAGAAGGATACAATGAGTTAGTAAAAAATGATCAAATAGTTTTTGAATATTTAGATAATCATAACAACCCTAATGGCTCTTATTACAATATTGAAGGAATCGTTTCTAAATGTGGACTAATTTTAGGAAAAATGGGTCACAGCGAAAGAAAGGGTGACTATATTTGTAAAAATATTTATGGAGATAAGAACCAAGATATATTTAGTAGTGCAATAAATTATTTTTTAAAAAATAAAAAAGGAGAATTATAA
- a CDS encoding ATP-grasp domain-containing protein yields the protein MKVGIIGGGQLARLLIESSPDFNYIVLEPKVKNSCIDLDCEIINCNYNDLSSINKIYNECEFITYEFENIDENVLNDFKNKIYPPINFLKISKNRIKEKKFANNYNLKTVNYVFTKSIKEIKNIAENKIIPLPFLVKLNEGGYDGKGQFRINNIEDINNIPNSNVGYLIEEILNFDFETSVIVTRSKFNQVYFYPMPINVHQNGLLRKSTVVKKNNKLLRSVKRKIKKIMINENIIGTVAFEFFVKNKKLYFNEMAPRVHNTGHYTIDGCNVSQFRNHILAITSNKIIKPKLLYNTIMINLLGDEINLSYKNEKIKIYNYIKDKAEKNRKMGHINIVCKSKKNLFDICSNVTKHLEELND from the coding sequence ATGAAAGTTGGTATTATTGGCGGGGGGCAATTAGCAAGATTATTAATAGAGTCTAGTCCAGACTTCAATTATATAGTTTTAGAACCTAAAGTTAAAAATAGTTGCATAGACCTTGATTGTGAAATAATTAATTGCAATTACAATGATTTAAGTTCAATAAACAAAATTTATAATGAATGTGAGTTTATAACTTACGAGTTTGAAAATATTGATGAAAATGTTTTAAATGACTTTAAAAATAAAATATACCCACCAATAAACTTTTTAAAAATCTCTAAAAATAGAATTAAAGAAAAAAAATTTGCAAATAATTACAATTTAAAAACAGTTAACTATGTTTTTACAAAATCAATTAAGGAAATTAAGAACATTGCAGAAAATAAAATTATACCACTTCCTTTTTTAGTGAAACTAAATGAAGGAGGATATGATGGTAAAGGTCAATTTAGAATTAATAATATAGAAGATATAAATAACATACCTAATAGTAATGTTGGATATTTGATAGAAGAAATTTTGAACTTTGATTTTGAAACGAGTGTAATTGTAACAAGAAGTAAATTTAATCAAGTGTATTTTTATCCGATGCCAATTAATGTCCACCAAAATGGATTGTTAAGGAAGTCAACTGTAGTTAAAAAAAATAATAAGCTATTAAGAAGTGTAAAAAGAAAAATTAAAAAGATAATGATTAATGAAAATATTATTGGAACAGTAGCGTTTGAGTTTTTTGTCAAAAATAAAAAATTGTATTTCAATGAAATGGCACCAAGAGTACACAACACAGGTCATTACACAATTGATGGTTGCAATGTAAGTCAATTTAGAAATCATATTCTCGCAATTACATCAAATAAAATAATTAAACCAAAACTTTTATATAACACTATAATGATTAACTTACTAGGCGATGAAATAAATTTGTCTTATAAAAATGAAAAAATAAAAATCTATAACTACATAAAAGATAAAGCGGAAAAGAATCGCAAGATGGGACACATAAATATAGTTTGTAAAAGTAAAAAAAATTTATTTGATATATGCAGCAATGTAACAAAACACCTGGAGGAATTAAATGATTAA
- the purE gene encoding 5-(carboxyamino)imidazole ribonucleotide mutase, translating into MKNKIAIIIGSISDKKTIEGCLDILEQFELDFTLNIVSAHRTPELLFDFAKTAVDKYDIIIAAAGGSAHLPGMVASLTTLPVIGVPVKSSNLNGVDSLLSIVQMPGGVPVATMAIGESGAKNAALFAIRILSLNNNNLKEKLKTYINKQTQTVIETEVY; encoded by the coding sequence ATGAAAAATAAAATTGCTATTATAATTGGTTCAATAAGTGATAAGAAAACCATTGAAGGTTGTTTAGATATATTAGAACAATTTGAACTAGACTTTACATTAAATATTGTATCAGCACACAGAACTCCTGAATTATTATTTGACTTTGCAAAAACTGCAGTTGATAAATATGATATTATAATTGCCGCTGCTGGTGGCAGTGCACATCTTCCTGGAATGGTTGCAAGTTTAACTACTTTACCTGTAATTGGTGTCCCTGTAAAATCATCTAATTTAAATGGAGTTGATTCATTGTTGTCAATTGTTCAAATGCCTGGTGGTGTACCAGTTGCGACAATGGCAATTGGAGAAAGTGGAGCTAAGAATGCAGCATTATTTGCTATTAGAATCTTATCTTTAAATAATAATAACTTAAAAGAAAAATTAAAAACTTATATAAATAAACAAACCCAAACTGTAATAGAAACTGAGGTTTATTAA
- the truA gene encoding tRNA pseudouridine(38-40) synthase TruA → MFYFLMTISYDGTDFCGWVKQKNKKTIQGELESAISKVAPNSLFKLVGASKTDSGVHALDQKVWVELNFNPNIEGFLKAINKTLPIGIKILAMESIPKSYRVRNCKYKIYKYSISFNNLDILTNRFSCYIQKNHFDFNKLKEALNIFIGQHNFINFSGLTYLESQTINPIRKVDDINVLMNDNLIEVFFKAKGFIRYQIRMIMGASIAHALNKVSLKDIIDTLNMKKNKLPYKAEACGLMLLKIKNNK, encoded by the coding sequence ATGTTTTATTTTTTAATGACAATTTCATATGATGGTACTGATTTCTGTGGATGAGTTAAACAAAAAAACAAAAAAACAATTCAAGGGGAGTTAGAGTCAGCTATAAGCAAGGTTGCTCCAAACTCTCTTTTTAAATTAGTAGGTGCATCTAAAACTGATTCTGGTGTACATGCCTTAGATCAAAAGGTCTGAGTTGAATTAAATTTTAACCCTAATATTGAAGGATTTTTGAAAGCAATAAATAAAACTTTACCAATAGGTATAAAAATATTAGCAATGGAATCAATCCCAAAATCATATAGAGTTCGAAATTGTAAATATAAAATTTATAAGTATTCAATATCTTTTAATAATTTAGACATCCTAACAAATAGATTTAGTTGTTATATTCAAAAGAATCATTTTGATTTTAATAAATTGAAAGAAGCACTTAACATTTTTATTGGCCAACATAACTTTATTAATTTTTCAGGTTTAACATACTTAGAATCACAAACAATAAATCCAATTAGAAAAGTCGATGATATAAATGTATTAATGAATGATAACTTAATCGAAGTTTTTTTTAAAGCTAAAGGTTTCATTCGATATCAAATTAGAATGATAATGGGCGCATCAATTGCACATGCACTTAATAAAGTATCATTAAAAGATATTATTGATACATTAAATATGAAAAAAAACAAACTACCATATAAGGCTGAAGCATGTGGTTTAATGTTATTAAAAATTAAAAATAACAAATAA
- a CDS encoding energy-coupling factor transporter transmembrane component T family protein, with amino-acid sequence MRMVFGRYMSYNSVIHKMDPRLKLLMIISLIVVVFFPIGFTGFVLAGSIIFLMYFISKLNFKMLLKLFLPIMFIFIVLLLINIFMLRPESLNNSDDGLYAFKDYGYLYKWKIFYFSEKAIYSAIYMTVRIFLMITLTTILTGTTQPLELTLAIEDLLSPLKLIKVPVYIFSIIISIALRMIPTLIDEAGRIMKAQSSRGIDFKNGKLKDKAKAMTSLIIPLLVSAFQKAEDLAYAMDSRGYDPHAKRTRYRQVKFRFIDLIIFTIVMGAAITLFCYPYIPTLHSIQLPRIDQILGLRS; translated from the coding sequence ATGAGAATGGTATTTGGTAGGTACATGTCCTACAACTCGGTCATACATAAAATGGACCCAAGACTTAAATTGTTAATGATTATATCTTTAATTGTTGTTGTATTTTTCCCTATTGGTTTTACAGGATTTGTACTTGCTGGAAGCATAATATTTTTAATGTATTTTATTAGTAAGTTAAATTTTAAAATGTTATTAAAACTATTTTTACCAATAATGTTCATTTTTATAGTCCTCTTATTAATTAATATCTTTATGCTTAGACCAGAAAGTTTAAATAACAGTGATGATGGTTTATATGCTTTTAAAGATTATGGATATTTATATAAATGAAAGATATTTTACTTTTCAGAAAAAGCAATATACTCTGCAATTTATATGACAGTTAGAATATTTTTAATGATTACTTTAACTACAATACTTACTGGTACTACTCAACCATTAGAATTAACACTTGCCATAGAAGATTTACTATCTCCTTTAAAACTAATAAAAGTTCCAGTATATATATTTTCAATAATAATCTCTATTGCATTAAGAATGATACCAACTTTAATAGATGAAGCTGGTAGAATTATGAAGGCACAGTCTTCAAGAGGAATTGACTTTAAAAATGGTAAACTTAAAGATAAAGCAAAAGCAATGACATCACTTATAATACCTTTGCTTGTATCTGCTTTCCAAAAAGCTGAGGATTTAGCATATGCTATGGACTCAAGGGGATATGACCCTCATGCAAAAAGAACAAGATATAGACAAGTTAAATTTAGATTTATTGATTTAATTATATTTACGATTGTTATGGGTGCTGCAATAACATTATTCTGCTATCCATATATTCCAACACTTCATTCAATTCAGTTACCAAGAATTGATCAAATATTAGGCTTAAGAAGTTAG
- a CDS encoding energy-coupling factor transporter ATPase, giving the protein MKLLKAKQTLYDFKAPIEFTNVSYTYGWGTPFEFKALDNANLTIKEGKITAVIGMTGSGKSTLIQLTNGLIITETGKTVVGNFPIIAKTKKIKMVKELRREIGLVFQFPEYQLFQDTIEKDIAFGPINLGADKTESFKKVPELLKTVDLPEDYAKRSPFDLSGGQKRRVAIAGIIAMDGNTLVLDEPTGGLDPQGEEDFMKLFYNLNKEKNKRIIIVTHNMDHVLQIADEVIVMHKGKVISVGTPFEVFSNSELLKTIEIEPPKLYKLAHKLKDKGIDVTGKKFRTIEELAMYIKESKNRR; this is encoded by the coding sequence ATTAAGCTTTTAAAGGCTAAACAAACTTTATATGATTTTAAAGCCCCAATAGAATTTACAAATGTTTCATATACATATGGTTGAGGAACACCTTTTGAGTTTAAAGCCTTGGATAACGCTAATCTGACAATAAAAGAAGGAAAAATTACTGCTGTTATTGGTATGACTGGTAGTGGTAAATCGACTTTAATTCAGTTAACTAATGGGCTTATAATTACAGAAACAGGAAAAACTGTTGTTGGTAATTTCCCAATAATAGCAAAAACAAAAAAAATTAAAATGGTAAAAGAATTACGAAGAGAAATTGGACTTGTATTCCAATTTCCAGAATATCAACTATTTCAAGACACTATAGAAAAAGATATTGCTTTTGGACCTATCAACTTGGGTGCAGATAAGACAGAATCCTTTAAGAAAGTTCCAGAGTTATTAAAAACTGTTGATTTACCAGAAGATTATGCAAAAAGAAGTCCTTTTGATTTAAGTGGTGGTCAAAAGCGAAGAGTTGCAATAGCTGGAATTATTGCAATGGATGGAAACACACTTGTCCTTGATGAACCAACAGGTGGATTAGACCCCCAAGGTGAAGAAGACTTTATGAAACTTTTCTATAATTTAAATAAAGAAAAAAATAAAAGAATCATTATTGTAACTCACAATATGGATCACGTATTACAAATTGCAGATGAAGTTATAGTTATGCATAAAGGTAAAGTTATATCTGTTGGTACCCCATTCGAGGTATTTTCAAACTCTGAACTCTTAAAAACAATAGAAATAGAGCCACCAAAGCTTTATAAATTAGCGCATAAACTTAAAGATAAAGGAATAGATGTTACTGGTAAAAAATTCAGAACAATTGAAGAGTTAGCAATGTATATAAAAGAAAGTAAAAACAGGAGGTAA
- a CDS encoding energy-coupling factor transporter ATPase — MSEYKFLTESDLNDFKLKLNDLNDNLTRSGKKLIIAKSKFAKREVNKDFVKEYENYYKEAKKQFNEGCKNDLFQQNLYEAKKLYNSVNKNDSNFKEILNNYKVAKKLYKGYKEAVKERGFGGELSALNNVALKLQNIKFKYRENHPFAVDDVSIEIEHGNYIAIIGHNGSGKSTLSKIIIGVLEPTQGSIEVYGNKVTKSNINIIRKFLGIVFQNPDNQFIGSTVRDDIAFGLENRRIEPSKMNDIIVNAAKKVNMENFLDHEPLMLSGGQKQRVAIASALALSPNILIFDEATSMLDPKGKSEVKQIMVELKKTREKTIFSITHDMDEILNADKVMVMNKGKLVSFGTPKEILSDKNFLRSIHLDIPFVAQVEEALQNLGLDISGSENLDELVDKICQI; from the coding sequence ATGTCTGAATATAAATTTTTAACAGAGTCTGATTTAAATGATTTTAAGCTAAAGTTAAATGATTTAAATGATAATCTTACAAGATCAGGTAAAAAATTAATAATTGCAAAAAGTAAATTTGCAAAGAGGGAAGTAAATAAAGACTTTGTAAAAGAATATGAAAATTACTACAAAGAAGCAAAAAAACAATTTAACGAAGGTTGCAAAAATGATTTATTCCAACAAAACTTATACGAGGCTAAAAAACTTTATAATTCTGTAAATAAAAATGATAGCAACTTTAAGGAAATATTAAATAATTACAAAGTTGCAAAGAAACTTTATAAAGGATATAAAGAAGCAGTCAAAGAAAGAGGATTTGGTGGAGAATTATCAGCATTGAATAATGTTGCATTAAAGTTACAAAATATAAAGTTTAAGTATAGAGAAAACCACCCATTTGCAGTTGATGATGTATCAATTGAAATTGAGCATGGAAACTACATTGCAATTATTGGGCACAATGGAAGTGGAAAATCAACACTTTCTAAAATTATTATTGGTGTTTTAGAACCTACTCAAGGAAGTATTGAAGTATATGGTAACAAAGTAACTAAAAGCAATATTAACATAATTAGAAAATTTTTAGGAATTGTTTTTCAAAACCCAGACAACCAATTTATTGGTTCGACTGTTAGAGACGATATTGCTTTTGGTTTAGAAAATAGAAGAATTGAACCATCAAAAATGAATGACATTATTGTTAATGCAGCTAAAAAAGTAAATATGGAGAACTTTTTAGATCATGAACCTTTAATGTTGAGTGGTGGTCAAAAACAAAGAGTTGCAATAGCATCAGCACTGGCTTTATCACCAAATATTTTAATATTTGATGAAGCTACAAGTATGCTAGATCCAAAAGGTAAAAGTGAAGTAAAACAAATTATGGTTGAATTAAAAAAAACACGTGAAAAAACAATTTTTTCAATTACACATGATATGGATGAAATACTTAATGCTGATAAAGTTATGGTTATGAATAAAGGGAAATTAGTTAGCTTTGGTACGCCTAAGGAAATACTTTCAGATAAAAACTTTTTAAGATCTATACACTTGGATATTCCTTTTGTTGCTCAAGTAGAAGAAGCTTTACAAAATTTAGGTTTAGATATTTCAGGAAGTGAGAACTTAGATGAATTGGTGGATAAGATATGTCAAATATAG
- the rplQ gene encoding 50S ribosomal protein L17, producing MSYIQKQGKNTAWKIALLRNLTTELIIHEKLEITEARAKELRRHFDHMVTLAKKGDVHSRRQAAAWLRHIDVSEKENALQKLFTKLAKKFKTRNGGYTRILKLDNRRGDNAPMCIIELV from the coding sequence ATGTCATATATTCAAAAACAAGGTAAAAATACTGCTTGAAAAATAGCTTTATTAAGAAACCTAACAACTGAACTTATTATTCATGAAAAACTTGAAATTACTGAAGCAAGAGCCAAAGAACTAAGAAGGCACTTTGACCACATGGTAACATTAGCAAAAAAAGGTGATGTCCATTCTAGAAGACAAGCAGCTGCTTGATTAAGACATATTGATGTTTCTGAAAAAGAAAATGCACTTCAAAAGTTATTTACTAAACTTGCTAAAAAGTTTAAAACAAGAAATGGTGGTTACACCAGAATATTAAAATTAGATAATAGACGTGGTGACAATGCACCAATGTGTATCATAGAATTAGTATAA